ctgaaactaaaaaagtcgaatttttcagttaaagtatgacgtaatgcggagttgtgattggcaccgacttttaagaagtcgtttcgggaaaaacgcgtttgaaaaaatgactctgaaaaattattaccattcgaggtagagtgcctacaaaggctataactttgagagttctgctccgatccactggTAGGTATGTTCATGTAAATTAAATATGGAAGGCTAAATTCGGTCTGGTCTGGTTTCCCATTATTGAGACCATTAGCCTCCCGGATACGCACCGGCGTTTCATGAGGCCGAAGTAGAAATTTAAACCGACGGATTCGGCTGGCTCGATACTACCAAAGTGTAAACACAACACGCTTGAAGAAACAACCTGACATTTCGTGAGTAGTGgaactaattattattatttttgctatgCCAGTATTAGCGATGgttgaaaaaactcaaaaataatacATTCGTACATTTGTAGTTCCGTTTGAAACAAACTCTTTGATATTTACGGTCaatagtttttgatttttatttattattaattaattattatatattcataatatgcACATGTTATAGATAATATTAATACGTACAAGTAAATTGCTAATTGCAACTTTGTAATGTCTCGTTTTCTTTGCTTTATACATTTTCTTCGTGTTTCAACTCTCTGCAAATGCTAAATAAAAACGCCAATcggaatttgaatgaaaataagaTCTGCATATTAATTATGAAGTTTACTGCGTGCacctgcatacacacatacttatacaaACAATTTACGCCATAGTCAAACATAAAGTCCGGATTTTAattgaaagtaaattttaatattattgtatatagcCAAATTTGTCCAACTGATTGAAACACTCGCAAAATATGAACTGGAAAATTAAAACCTCGttgcataaaacaaaatttgggtTGAACATTATTTATGGTTAGTATGCTTTGTTTATTAATGGATACGCAATACAAATCAAGAATTATCAAATGTAATAACTAAATTAACAGAGTTTATCGGTCTGCTTTCCGGAAACAaacggttttttgtttttgtaagtggttgttttttgtttaaattttcgcATGTTTTCTCATTTAGTTTTGGCATACTCGTAATCTAGTAATCTTCGTAATCTTATGGAGgtgcaaatacatatattttatatactcgtacatttgcCAAAGATCCCAATGTGTAGGTgctacaaataaaatttgatttgagTTTACAAAACTATATCCTATCTATATAAAGCTTAGCACTAAGTATTGAATAATCAGTAATCAGTAGTCCAAAACTGACCTGCAAATTAGAGAAGCTAGTTTGTGACCACTTTCACATCTACAGAATATTTCCGCTTTCCAGCGACCATATAACCAGAAACCGTATTGCAGTTGATGTACCATAAAAAGAAATGTGCTATTGGTGCACATTTTCTTTTCGTAGCAAGCACAACAACGTTCTTACAaactaaattcaaatatatttacaacGTAAATTCAAACTGTGCAGCTTTTGTTGTTTAGCTACAAACAGCActgttttaaattatatattcgtATGCTGCTTCATCTTGCCAAAATAGTTGTTTGATTAAATCTAACTGAAATTGTTTTACCTTGGTTTGCTTTCATATCATTTTTGTCGCCGTTCGTTATTTCCTAAATTACACGATCCATGAGCAACTAATTTCAAGCaactaattacatatttacatactacatatttttaattattatatattaaaataaaataagtgaataaCATCCATTTATCTGCTGTTTTGTTGTTCGTTATGAACTCAAGTTCATTTGGGCAAACTAAAAACATAGTTTCCAGTtctctttttatattatatttacttaaaagaaatcgaaagTCTGAACACCTCTGAAAATGTTAAACAGCGTCGAagtctatttttgttttagtctaCAGCACTAtagtaatatatattttctgttttcatatgttaatattaattgtaTAGTAGaggaaattattaattaataagcgTATTTAGGacttcatttaaaatttctatatttataTCACTACTCTTTTTTCTTGGTTCTTTTATAAGACCAACAGCCACCTTTTATACACTGCCAGTGGTTGGATACAACTCTTCGGAGTATTTGGGTCGACATTCAGCACAGAACCACTTACCCTGCGGGGCCACCATAATACCCACACACTCAAAGTGGAACCACTCAATGAGACAATTCTCGCCATCGCAAGCAATCATTTCTGATACTTCATCGTAGGGACACCGGCAATAGCAGTAAACTGATTCTCCTTCACGCGCTTGTCGCGCTCCAGCTGGTGGTCGTATCGGATAGCGAATGTTGTTGGCCTTAAAGTACTGTAGTGTTTCAAAGTTTGGATTAGGTAACAGAGCTGGTGGTATCTTGTGGTTGAACACCGTTGCCTGTGGCGTTGGTAAAACAGGTTGGAGTGCTGAAGGCTGTTGCATCTGTGTATGTACAGCGGGGGAACCAGTTGTCGGATTCAAATTGTTATTCCATAGGTTTGAAGTCGAGGTCGTTTGACTGACATCTGTTTGTACTAAACGCGCACTAGTCTCTCCATCGGAAGAAGCTTCACTACTATTGTTATCATCATCTTCGTCATCGGTATCTTTACTGGAAGAATATATTTGAGGTGTTGGAAAGAGTTCGGTTCCAGTACCAGAGCCAGAACCATCATTGTTAATCCCCAACTGAGAAGAACGTATTTTAAGAGTAGGTATAGGCGGGAGCTTTTCAGATGAAGTCGCTTTTTTTGAGGAGCGCTTAGAAGTCGTTGATTTTCCATCACCTTCGGTAGTTCGTTTTTTCTTTGAAGACGCAGGAGCAGATGTGCTTAGAGCACCACTGGCAAGAGCATTTACTAGTGTACCGGGAGTTTTTGGTGTACGTACAGTTCGGTTCTTTTGATTCTTGATGCTTTTCGATGGCGTTGGTAAATCTTCTTTACGCCAAGTTAGTTGTGGTGGTGGCTGCGGTTTAATAGCTCGCATTCCCATCATTAATGGTTGCCCAAGGTTAATACCTGTGTTCTCATCGTCACTGGTATAGCCGTAAAACTTGTTAGGACGCCGAGCACGCTTGGAACGCTTCAAGGAGCCGTCTGCATCGGAACAGCTACTTCCCTCACTCATTCTACCAGGCATGTGCGGTGCAATGGGACGCGGTGTCAACTGTTCGACGGTAGGCAGTGTTAAGGAAGAATATGGTGTAGTTATATTGGGCTGTTGAGCCATGGGTGGTTCTGCAACAGAGGGCGATGACTGAGCTAATTCGTAAAGAGGTAAACGATCCATTCCACTCAAAGGAACTGAGGGCACAACATCAATgagcgatttatttttttcacttttcgccTTCACTATTGACGTAGCGTTTGAGGGGAAATTCGATTTGCAGGTAGATTTGCGATCgcgtttctttttctttaatttgaccCTCGTCGTTTCACAAACAACATCTTCAGGAAGCGAAGGGGTGGACGGGCGACTATTTTCCACAATATCGAAATTGTGTGAAGGCGACAAACGGGTTTGTGCCATCAATTGAGCACGTTTTTGTGCTAATAATTCGCTGGCCAGCTTCTGCGGATGCTTATCATAAAACTCCTCATCAGTTTCTGATTCAGCAGTTTCCAAATCCGATTCATAGATTTGGGGTTCCTTTGGTGGGGATGGCGGACGTTCAGTTCCTGGATTGGCAACGATTTCGTTGGCTAAATCATCGTCGACGACGTTTACAGTCTCAGAATTTGTGTGTTTCTTAAATGGAGAAACACTTTCGCTCTTTTTCCTTAAACGTTCACGTTCCGATTTTTTGCGATGTCGTTTACGAGAAGCGTTCGAGCCAACAGATGAATCACTATCATCGGAGCTGGAGCTAGTTGAACTGCTGTCGCTCCCACTCGAACTGCATGAACAATTTGAACCGCATGAACAGCTAGAATCTGAGCCAGAACTTGAATCACTGGAAGAACTCGATGCAGAATGACGAGCTGACGCTCGCCTTGGAGATTTTGTTGCTTTATTACGTTTTGTAGGTGATAATGATGCCAAGGGTGAAACTGCTTTTACGACGGGTTGCACCGGCGAAGGAGGGCGGAACATTTTACAATAGTCGTGGTCCGAGTAGACAACATGAAGCGAACTCGGTTTAGGATAATTATCTTCGTCGTAATCTGCTTCAGATTTTAGTGCGGTTTCTGTTCCAACTTCGGAGTCTGCACTACCTTGTTGAGCTTGCAGaaagtttttccaaatttcCAATACTTTACCCGTACTAGAAGCAACGTTTTCTCCTAAGTCTTTATCCTCACTTTCCAGCAGTCCACTCACCTCAGTTTTTTTCACCTCTTCCAAATCATTTTCGGCTTCAGAAGGTGGCGAGAGCATTACTTTTGGAACCAAAGAATTTTCATCACCACGTGACTTGCTGTCTACATCTGATTCTTCGCTGCTGTCTGTCTCTGATAGATTCGGCGCAATCAAATTTAAATCTTCCAGCGATTCTTTGGAacgtttattcttttttttctttttacgagGTGTCTCTGCACTCTTTTCTTCATCGGGGATTGTTATTTCCCCCTTCGGAAAATCAAGATTTTTCACATCTGGAATTGCGTCCGTTTTATATTCTGCATTTGCTTTAAAACCACTTTCACTTTCTTCACATTTAACAGGAACTTCTGTATTGTTTGCAGACTCAGAAAATTCGCTTTTAATTTTAGTAGAATCTCCTGTTTTATTGAGTTCCATGTCTTGGTCGTTTTCTTTTTTAGAATCCTCCTCCTCAGGTTCCCCATTTTCctctacaaatttatttttttcgttggaATCTCCTAATTGTTCCAAATCTGCTACCAGGCTTTCCTGTTGAAGATGTGTGGCGGTGTGTTTTAGTAGCAACTTGCGTGATATAAACTTCTCATCGCAGTTCTCCTCCATGCAAGGATAACGTAGATCTCCGCTGTGTAAACGTTTATGGACTTTTAAATACATAGCCTTCGAAAAACACAAATTGCATAGTTCACAATTGAATGTACTCGGGGGTACACAAAAGTGGTACACATGGCGCCAGCGTTTCTGTAAGCATCGCTTACAAATTATACTTTCAGTGCCGTGCTTCCAAAATAGATGTTTGGTAATATCCATTTTATTGCGGTACGCAATGCCACAGCGATAACACAGATGATGTAATTTGTGTTTCCATACATGCGATGACAGCCGGCCTTGATCCCGACAATCTTCCAAGCAAACGTCACAAGCAAAGTGCCGTTTACGCAAATGCACCATCAAACGAAATGGCGAAGGGATGTTGTCTACGTCACAAAGGCAACAGCGAAACTTTACATCGAATACCGGCGTTTTATTTGCTGCGCCTGGACAAATATGACAGAGAATttcactaaaactaaaaaagttcGCACGGCACATAAAACAGAGTATAACTGTTTTTAAGTGCATCTTTCTATTATGCAAATAAAGCTCTTTGTGGGTGGAAGTGACAAAGCGACACTGGAAACATTCGAAAATTCGTTCGTTGAAATGATGAGTAAATGCGCCTTCGCCGATTGTGCAGTAGCTCGTTGAATTAAAGAACACATTTTCCAATACTGGCAAAAAGGACTTCAATTTAGCGCAGATCGTTTCGGGTTTTAATTCTTCTGCTGTGATACTATCTACAGTGGCACTAAATCGATGCTGCGCAAGCATATGCAGCACAAGACTTTGCCCATTCACGGCAATACGGCGTGCATGATTACAGTACAAACAAAGCGGATATACAGCTTTCAAGCATGTACGAACGAATTCTACAATCTCTATTTTTTCCAAAGGGCGATCCAGCTCTAGATCAACAACTAACACGTCGTCGTTGGCTACCTCTATGCCATCCGCAGGCTCATCAggtaaattttgattaatttcagTGCGCTGCATGTGTTGAGTTGTCTCCTGAAAATCTATGTTCGTTGTATTATTGCCACTGGGCAATTCATTTTCCTgcttttgttgaaaattatcaGTGGGCATTAATTCTTCTCCTACAATAGGGCTAGCTGTAGTATCTGCACTGCTGTCTAATATGTTTGCTCTCTCTGAGGACGTGTTCAATTCCGGCCCAGTGTCAATAGTTTTAGTATGTTGGGAATTCTCAtctgcattttctctgtaattaAAGTAATTGTTATCACATCtgtgatatatatacatatatatatagttctaccttggaggttgttcTGGAACTGTTCGCattattgtttcatcaatatcCATTGCATCACTTCCTGCAGAATCTCTTCTTTGCAATGCTTGGCTTAATTGTTGTTCTGGTTTCATCAACTCTGAACTGGGACTACTTTGTTTCTGAGAATCTCCTGTCGTTAGCCAACGTGTTTGTTTTGGGGATGTTGGTGGAGTAGGTGTCCAGTTACGTGCGCTCTGTGCTGATGTGGTCAACACTTCATCAGAAGGATCTTGCTTCGCTTTTAATGGATGATGAAATGTCTTTTTTGTGCGCTTAATGTCCAATTTTGTGCGTTCAATTTCTTGAAGTATGCGAGCAAGATTTGAGTTCGTCTCATCCACCCATTCGTTCTTATCGGCTGATGGACCTTCTGGACTGATACCCTCGGTTTTCTTTTGTGGCAATGTGTGCTCGTTAGCCATGACTGTTGAATTATTGTCCCCATATAAGTTAAATGTATTTTCGTTTGGTAATCCTGTCGTTATGCCTGCAGAACACATATCGTTTTTATAATTCGAAGCCTCCTGGGATCCAGATTCCTCTTCGTTCCcttcatcatcatcttcttcTTCACTTTCGGTAGAGCTAAGCGCCATATCCACGGACTTCTGAAACTCTTTCGGCACTCGTAATTTAAACTTCGGAACTATCAATTTCGATTCGGTAGGTGACGTAGTATTGCTTGCAGGTAGAGGCGAATTCGCCTCGTGCTGGTGTTGTGATTGTTGTTCTAAACGCCAACGTTCATCGAGTTCTTTAAACGGATTTATAAGCGAACTATGTGTAGTTGTACAGGATTCATCAATGACCATATTACTACTGCTGTTACTATCTTGGCTATGCAGTGATGCTACTGGTGCTGATCCAACGCTTGTCGGAGGCACTGCCGTTGTCATACTTTTCTGATTGTTATCACAGTGAagggaatttggatgtaaaggGTCATCAGCGAATGGAACTGACGACAATGAGTTGAGTCTTCtgaaatttaatagaaaattattaaattgtaaTTGATGGCTGCTACTTTACTTCATTTTTAAAAGCACTATTGCGTGATTCAGAATTAACGTAGTATTAGCGGTGGTAAGAAAGCCACGCCAAAAACCTGtcaaattttgggaaaaaactaaaaaataataatattacgaAGGTGAAGTACCCTTAATTATTATGCAAGCTTACAGGCGAGCTTtctgaaactaatttttggttCTTCACACAACGACAGCGAGCATTTTGGAGTTATCACTtgccaaaatttgaacaaatgaAATCAATAATTCCAATTTGATAATTGGAGTCTGACTGTggcgttaaaaaaaaacgaacggtaaatatttttatgaggtgctttttcatggcagaaatacactcggagtttgccattgtttcaccgagattcgaacctacgttctctcagaattccgaatggtagtcacgcaccaacccattcgactatggcctacagttttagccgactccgaacggaaaatGCTTTTTTGTGGGgtgctttttaatggcagaatacactcggaggtttaccattgtctgccgatggtcgacagctattagaaaaaaaatttattttgctatttcatgCAGGAACATACGAACTAAAGCGCTCCTTAATGGTTGTCatgcaccaagccattcggctttGGTGTTTACTCttattgaaattgaataatGGCACAGATATATTTCAAATTACTTCCGGCTGCTGTATGAAcgggaaagaaaaaaatattttccaaataattagGAAAATCACTTTACTCGCCATATCTGACGCGCATAAGCCATTCGTTTAATTCAAAAGAGGTAATTacgtaaaaaataatcaaaaaccaAGAATATACTATTAATATTCTTACCTGTCGGGTACAGATGTTGGTGCGTCCCCCAGTAAtttcttcgattttttctttgtctttgaAGTGCGTTTCGCGTCTGGGTGTGCTTTGCACTGATTGCTGTGGCGTCCTTTTTGCCCACATAAATTACATGGTTTCATGAATTCAGCACAATTGTGGTCAGAAAACGGGTCACTTTCTTTAAATAAGTGCTGGCATGTACAGCACATTAGAAATCTCACCTCACTAGCCACACCACCAACTAGCGAAACGCTTTTTCGAAGTGCCTCCTCTGAATTAAAGTGATTTTGTTCAAGATCGTGTTTTATTTCCAAATGAACAGATAGTTTTTCTGCTGTAGGAAATAAACGTATGCAATATAGGCACAGATGTCGCTGGTGTTTTTCGCGAATGTGCAAAAGCAGATTCCAATTTTCGTGAAATGTATTACAACTGGAACACTTGTAATACTGTCTCTTCTGTGGTGCTGTTTCTGGGATGGGTGGTGGTATTGGCGTTGGGGCAAGTGTTTGTGAAACAATTTGCGTGGTGGTCATGCCTATGTTAGCATCTGGAGATGCAGATGGCGGAGGCGTAGCGAGGACGGGGGGGACCAATAGAGGCAATAAGCTGCCTATTTCATCAATTCTCGTTGGCAAGAGACGTGTATCCGCCAAGCATTCACGCTGATGTTCGTTTAAAGCCGCGAACGAACCGAAGCTGCCAGTTTTGCACTTAAAGCACAGATATTTAGGACTGGCGATATTTCCAATTACGTCGGATACAGTCCCAGGCATTGTTGGGGGATTGATATTATTAAGAGAAGTATTTTCTAAAGGTTGTGTAAGTAATGAAATCGGTTCTGTTACATCTATTGCTTTATCGTGGTGTTGCGGTGGCGGTGGCGTATATGGCTTTTGTAAATGCTGTAATAACAATGATTTCAAAGGTGTATTTTCTACAACTGTGTCACTATAATTGCTTgctaaattttcttttgcttgcTGTTCTTCTTCAACTGATTCACACAATGCCTCTATATTATCTTGATCGCATGGCGAACCAAACCTCCTGTTTTCATTTGATTCTGAGTCAAGATGTGGTTGCTTATGTTTGGGCGATAAAGGGGTTTTACTACAACTACTATATTTTCTCTTCAATGACAatttcattgtatttattttatccgATTTGTCGTGTGTTTGATAAAATGATTGGCTTGGACCAGTCTCGATACAAGGCGCTGATAAACCCACATCGATTTCCTCCATTGGATGATCGATAACAAGCTGGTGTGAAGATGACGTATCGGTTGAATTTGACTCCGTGGAGGCCACGGATGAGCAGTGGCTATTGTCATCGTCACAGGTAACTCTGCTTAGGTCATTTTCTACATTTGATTGACTAGATAATGTGGTGTCGCATTTGTTCTCATTATCGGTttccattccatcaatattctGATTTTCAGGAATATCAGAACTTATTGGCGGTCTATCAAGTATCTCCAATTCCTCATTGCCATCCGCTGATGGCAAACCAacgtatttaatatttcttgttCCGTGTTGAAGATGGTCTGGATTACTATCCCAGTTGGGTGATGGCAACATTTGATGGTCCCCATTAATCTTTAATTGAGCTTGTAAATTTTCATTTGGACTGCTGGTTTTCGAATCTATTACTATATCCTTCTTTAGAACATTCAGTCCTTCGTCTGCttgaatattttccatttcttcGTCACTTATTGTATTCAATGCTTCTTTACTATCTGCATTTGATTTTGTGAGGTGTCCAACAACATTatcatcttttattttttcatccgTTGATTCGCAATTACTCTCTTTACTGCTATCACCAATTTCAAACTTAGAACCAAATTCACATTGCAGATTGGCCTCATATTTCTTTTCATCTTCGTTATCATTGTGGGTTTGCAATCTCTTATCAATTTTATATCCATTATGGCTTTCGGCATCATCTATGTCAATTACCTCATTTTCTTTATCATTAAAGATCATTTTTGGTGACTCTTCTTTCACATAGTTCTCCTTTTGCAGATCttgtattgaatttagttgTTCTTTCTTTTCCCTTGCGGTACTACTTTCAATGGAATCGTCATCACTTATGGTAAATACTTCTTTTTCGTCCCTGTTTGGATCGCTTTCTTGATCTGGTTTTAATTCATGCTGGTCTATAATTGCCAACTCTTCAATGTCTTTTCTGTTACAAACCTCACTTTCAAGTATTGTAACATTTTCTTCAACTTCATGCAGATCATTATTTTCTATTGATTTGTTTTGTAATGAATCAAACATATTCTTCTCTTCCTTAGTATTCTCTTCTGCACAATCATACTGAAAATATGAATTGTTTTCTATTAAATCAGTTTTCAAATCTTGACCTTGACATCTTAGCGTATTTTCATAGTTTTGTTGAGTGATTACAGCCGCTGCAGTTTTAAAATCTTTGCCTTCTTTTGGCTGCGCTTCGAGCGCATTTAATTCTGTGGACTTCACATTTTTACCAGCAATGCTAACCATGCCACTTTCTGGTACATCACTTGGTTCGATGGAGTCATCTGCAAGCGTTGCTCCGGTTTCTGAGTTCGAAGCATTTGATTTTTGCTTCTCGCAATCCAAGTCCCTATATTTGTTATGGTAGTCTAGGTTAGCAACTGTCTCTGAATTTGGTGCAGTatctgtttttgtttcatttccaACGTCTGTAAATGACCCAACAATAGCATTCTCGTCCTGATCGCTGCCTTCATCATACACTCCTTTTGTTTCCGCGCAATAATTTTCTGGAGTTTTAAGTTTTGCATTTCGAAGGATTTTTATAACTGAGTCCTCCTTAGTTTCGGTATTCTCCACGTCTTGATCGCTTGTAGTTTCCATCATTTTTTATGATCTGCATATTATCGGAAAATtagagaattttaaaaaagaaatgaacaCGAATTATTGATATAGTACCTCAGCATATCTTATTCTCAACCAATTGCTTTGAATTACGAGCTTCATATAAAACGAGTAGATTTAGAGAATGTATTAGAACAGATCTTTctgtaattaaaaacatgaatgTAATAACTTTATTGTATATAACATTATCAACTTTTACTTGTAATTAGCATTATCAAATCcgcattaaatataaattaaataattaatatgtgCTTTAAAATCTATTTGGAATTTCGAATCCAGgagttaataatttttactgaaatatttCAGCATATTGCATAGTTTAAAAGCACGCAATGCATCACAGTTCACGCGGGTCGACGCCAACGGAACAACGCGACTTTATATCCGTCTTACGACTTTCACTTCAGCAG
The sequence above is drawn from the Anastrepha obliqua isolate idAnaObli1 chromosome 4, idAnaObli1_1.0, whole genome shotgun sequence genome and encodes:
- the LOC129243405 gene encoding uncharacterized protein LOC129243405, which translates into the protein MVSIAGKNVKSTELNALEAQPKEGKDFKTAAAVITQQNYENTLRCQGQDLKTDLIENNSYFQYDCAEENTKEEKNMFDSLQNKSIENNDLHEVEENVTILESEVCNRKDIEELAIIDQHELKPDQESDPNRDEKEVFTISDDDSIESSTAREKKEQLNSIQDLQKENYVKEESPKMIFNDKENEVIDIDDAESHNGYKIDKRLQTHNDNEDEKKYEANLQCEFGSKFEIGDSSKESNCESTDEKIKDDNVVGHLTKSNADSKEALNTISDEEMENIQADEGLNVLKKDIVIDSKTSSPNENLQAQLKINGDHQMLPSPNWDSNPDHLQHGTRNIKYVGLPSADGNEELEILDRPPISSDIPENQNIDGMETDNENKCDTTLSSQSNVENDLSRVTCDDDNSHCSSVASTESNSTDTSSSHQLVIDHPMEEIDVGLSAPCIETGPSQSFYQTHDKSDKINTMKLSLKRKYSSCSKTPLSPKHKQPHLDSESNENRRFGSPCDQDNIEALCESVEEEQQAKENLASNYSDTVVENTPLKSLLLQHLQKPYTPPPPQHHDKAIDVTEPISLLTQPLENTSLNNINPPTMPGTVSDVIGNIASPKYLCFKCKTGSFGSFAALNEHQRECLADTRLLPTRIDEIGSLLPLLVPPVLATPPPSASPDANIGMTTTQIVSQTLAPTPIPPPIPETAPQKRQYYKCSSCNTFHENWNLLLHIREKHQRHLCLYCIRLFPTAEKLSVHLEIKHDLEQNHFNSEEALRKSVSLVGGVASEVRFLMCCTCQHLFKESDPFSDHNCAEFMKPCNLCGQKGRHSNQCKAHPDAKRTSKTKKKSKKLLGDAPTSVPDRRLNSLSSVPFADDPLHPNSLHCDNNQKSMTTAVPPTSVGSAPVASLHSQDSNSSSNMVIDESCTTTHSSLINPFKELDERWRLEQQSQHQHEANSPLPASNTTSPTESKLIVPKFKLRVPKEFQKSVDMALSSTESEEEDDDEGNEEESGSQEASNYKNDMCSAGITTGLPNENTFNLYGDNNSTVMANEHTLPQKKTEGISPEGPSADKNEWVDETNSNLARILQEIERTKLDIKRTKKTFHHPLKAKQDPSDEVLTTSAQSARNWTPTPPTSPKQTRWLTTGDSQKQSSPSSELMKPEQQLSQALQRRDSAGSDAMDIDETIMRTVPEQPPRENADENSQHTKTIDTGPELNTSSERANILDSSADTTASPIVGEELMPTDNFQQKQENELPSGNNTTNIDFQETTQHMQRTEINQNLPDEPADGIEVANDDVLVVDLELDRPLEKIEIVEFVRTCLKAVYPLCLYCNHARRIAVNGQSLVLHMLAQHRFSATVDSITAEELKPETICAKLKSFLPVLENVFFNSTSYCTIGEGAFTHHFNERIFECFQCRFVTSTHKELYLHNRKMHLKTVILCFMCRANFFSFSEILCHICPGAANKTPVFDVKFRCCLCDVDNIPSPFRLMVHLRKRHFACDVCLEDCRDQGRLSSHVWKHKLHHLCYRCGIAYRNKMDITKHLFWKHGTESIICKRCLQKRWRHVYHFCVPPSTFNCELCNLCFSKAMYLKVHKRLHSGDLRYPCMEENCDEKFISRKLLLKHTATHLQQESLVADLEQLGDSNEKNKFVEENGEPEEEDSKKENDQDMELNKTGDSTKIKSEFSESANNTEVPVKCEESESGFKANAEYKTDAIPDVKNLDFPKGEITIPDEEKSAETPRKKKKKNKRSKESLEDLNLIAPNLSETDSSEESDVDSKSRGDENSLVPKVMLSPPSEAENDLEEVKKTEVSGLLESEDKDLGENVASSTGKVLEIWKNFLQAQQGSADSEVGTETALKSEADYDEDNYPKPSSLHVVYSDHDYCKMFRPPSPVQPVVKAVSPLASLSPTKRNKATKSPRRASARHSASSSSSDSSSGSDSSCSCGSNCSCSSSGSDSSSTSSSSDDSDSSVGSNASRKRHRKKSERERLRKKSESVSPFKKHTNSETVNVVDDDLANEIVANPGTERPPSPPKEPQIYESDLETAESETDEEFYDKHPQKLASELLAQKRAQLMAQTRLSPSHNFDIVENSRPSTPSLPEDVVCETTRVKLKKKKRDRKSTCKSNFPSNATSIVKAKSEKNKSLIDVVPSVPLSGMDRLPLYELAQSSPSVAEPPMAQQPNITTPYSSLTLPTVEQLTPRPIAPHMPGRMSEGSSCSDADGSLKRSKRARRPNKFYGYTSDDENTGINLGQPLMMGMRAIKPQPPPQLTWRKEDLPTPSKSIKNQKNRTVRTPKTPGTLVNALASGALSTSAPASSKKKRTTEGDGKSTTSKRSSKKATSSEKLPPIPTLKIRSSQLGINNDGSGSGTGTELFPTPQIYSSSKDTDDEDDDNNSSEASSDGETSARLVQTDVSQTTSTSNLWNNNLNPTTGSPAVHTQMQQPSALQPVLPTPQATVFNHKIPPALLPNPNFETLQYFKANNIRYPIRPPAGARQAREGESVYCYCRCPYDEVSEMIACDGENCLIEWFHFECVGIMVAPQGKWFCAECRPKYSEELYPTTGSV